In Castanea sativa cultivar Marrone di Chiusa Pesio chromosome 6, ASM4071231v1, a single window of DNA contains:
- the LOC142640722 gene encoding NAD(P)H dehydrogenase (quinone) FQR1 — MATKVYIVYYSMYGHVEKLAEEIRKGAASVEGVEAKLWQVPETLPEEVLGKMSAPPKSDVPIITPDQLTDADGLVFGFPTRYGMMAAQFKAFLDATGGLWRSQQLAGKPAGLFFSTGSQGGGQETTALTAITQLVHHGMIFVPIGYTFGAGMFEMEKVKGGSPYGAGTFAGDGSRQPTELELEQAFHQGKYIAAITKKLKGGAA, encoded by the exons ATGGCCACTAAAGTGTATATTGT GTACTATTCCATGTATGGACATGTAGAGAAGCTAGCAGAAGAGATAAGGAAAGGGGCTGCATCTGTTGAAGGAGTGGAAGCCAAACTATGGCAG GTCCCTGAGACACTACCAGAAGAGGTGCTGGGGAAGATGAGTGCACCACCAAAGAGTGATGTACCAATCATTACACCTGATCAACTTACCGATGCTGATGGTCTTGTTTTTGGCTTCCCAACAAGATATGGAATGATGGCCGCTCAATTCAAAGCATTTCTGGATGCGACTGGAGGTTTATGGAGATCACAACAGCTTGCAGGCAAGCCTGCAGGGCTCTTTTTCAGCACTGGATCTCAAGGTGGTGGACAAGAGACCACTGC GTTGACTGCAATTACTCAGCTGGTTCACCATGGAATGATATTTGTACCCATTGGATATACATTTGGAGCTGGCATGTTTGAAATGGAGAAAGTGAAAGGTGGAAGTCCTTATGGTGCTGGAACTTTTGCTGGGGATGGTTCAAGACAGCCAACTGAGCTTGAGTTGGAGCAGGCATTCCACCAAGGGAAGTACATTGCCGCCATCACAAAGAAGCTCAAGGGTGGTGCTGCTTAA